A stretch of Flavobacteriales bacterium DNA encodes these proteins:
- a CDS encoding transketolase → MPDITELKRIASQVRRDIVRMVHAVNSGHPGGSLGCTDFMTALYFSEMELSTDFTMDGVNEDLFFLSNGHISPVWYSVLARRGFFEVKELSTFRKINSRLQGHPTTHEGLPGVRVASGSLGQGLSVALGSALAKKLNKDKHIVYTLHGDGELQEGQIWEAAMFAAANKVDNLIATVDYNGQQIDGPTDDVLPMGNLCAKWESFGWKVLEMKGNDIEDVVRVLREAKALTGKGQPILILMHTEMGYGVDFMQGTHHWHGVAPNDEQLASALGQLEETLGDYPA, encoded by the coding sequence ATGCCAGATATAACGGAACTTAAGAGAATTGCCAGTCAGGTGCGCCGCGACATCGTTCGTATGGTACATGCCGTGAATTCCGGACATCCGGGAGGATCTCTCGGCTGCACCGATTTTATGACCGCCCTCTACTTTTCGGAGATGGAGTTATCCACGGACTTTACCATGGATGGCGTTAATGAAGACCTGTTCTTCCTTTCCAACGGACATATATCACCGGTATGGTACAGCGTTCTGGCAAGGCGTGGCTTTTTTGAAGTAAAGGAACTGTCCACTTTCCGGAAGATCAACTCCCGTTTGCAGGGACACCCCACCACACATGAAGGTCTTCCGGGTGTACGTGTGGCATCCGGCTCACTCGGCCAGGGTCTGTCTGTTGCCCTGGGTTCTGCCCTGGCGAAGAAACTCAATAAAGACAAACACATCGTATATACCCTTCATGGTGATGGTGAACTGCAGGAAGGACAGATATGGGAAGCAGCCATGTTCGCAGCCGCCAATAAAGTCGATAACCTGATCGCCACGGTAGACTATAACGGTCAACAGATTGACGGACCGACAGACGACGTATTACCCATGGGAAACCTCTGCGCCAAGTGGGAAAGCTTCGGATGGAAGGTGCTCGAGATGAAAGGAAACGATATCGAAGATGTGGTTCGTGTACTTCGCGAAGCCAAGGCCCTTACCGGAAAGGGTCAACCCATCCTTATTCTCATGCACACCGAGATGGGATATGGCGTGGATTTCATGCAAGGCACCCACCACTGGCATGGCGTTGCACCCAACGATGAACAATTGGCCAGTGCGCTGGGTCAGCTTGAAGAAACATTGGGAGACTACCCCGCATAA